The Urbifossiella limnaea genome has a window encoding:
- a CDS encoding sensor histidine kinase: MRLSLRYRLLLPLTLLLAGDVAATAWAAAGAARAAERQLAAQLWAVATTVTEPPGYPLSERVLHLMKGFSGAEFILDRPGAAPVGTLADPATPPPADVPPAPRDEDDHLGPPVLVGGVEYRCLRLPLSRRLADPGPSRGELYILLPEERRRTAVQAAARPLIVLGGAGGLVAVALALALGTGLVRRLHTLDGHTRRIAGGDFTPVPVPGPADEVADLYRAVNAMAGQLAEYRDALARAERLRVLGQFAGGLAHQLRNAAAGAKLSIELFLTENPAADPEPLRVALRQLARIEANLRQFLTAGKPPPFDPRPCDLAELLAQAVELARPRCQHAGITLHFDPPPPHAFAGDPAQLAHLFGNLIDNAADAAGPGGDVAVSLAAGVVVVSDSGAGPPADLAAKLFEPFVTGKPEGIGLGLAVAKRAADAHGAALTWGREGGRTVFRVAFPS, from the coding sequence ATGCGGCTGTCCCTCCGCTACCGTCTACTGCTGCCGCTGACGCTGCTCCTGGCCGGCGACGTGGCCGCGACCGCGTGGGCCGCCGCCGGCGCCGCCCGCGCCGCGGAACGCCAACTCGCGGCGCAGCTGTGGGCCGTCGCCACCACCGTCACCGAGCCGCCCGGCTACCCCCTCTCCGAGCGCGTGCTGCACCTGATGAAGGGCTTCAGCGGCGCCGAGTTCATCCTCGACCGGCCCGGCGCCGCACCCGTCGGCACGCTCGCCGACCCCGCCACGCCGCCCCCGGCCGACGTGCCTCCCGCGCCGCGCGACGAGGACGACCACCTCGGCCCGCCGGTCCTCGTCGGCGGCGTCGAGTACCGGTGCCTGCGGTTGCCACTGAGCCGCCGGCTGGCCGACCCCGGGCCGTCGCGCGGTGAGCTGTACATCCTGCTGCCCGAGGAGCGCCGCCGCACCGCCGTGCAGGCCGCCGCCCGGCCGCTGATCGTGCTCGGCGGTGCCGGCGGGCTCGTCGCCGTGGCGCTGGCGCTGGCGCTGGGAACGGGCCTCGTGCGCCGGTTGCACACCCTCGACGGCCACACCCGCCGCATCGCGGGCGGCGACTTCACGCCGGTGCCCGTGCCCGGCCCCGCCGACGAGGTCGCCGACCTGTACCGGGCAGTGAACGCGATGGCCGGGCAGCTCGCCGAGTACCGCGACGCCCTGGCCCGCGCCGAGCGGCTCCGCGTGCTGGGTCAGTTCGCCGGCGGCCTGGCGCACCAGCTCCGCAACGCGGCCGCGGGGGCGAAGCTGTCCATCGAGCTGTTCCTGACGGAGAACCCGGCCGCCGACCCGGAGCCGTTACGGGTGGCGCTGCGGCAACTGGCCCGCATCGAGGCGAACCTGCGGCAGTTCCTCACCGCCGGGAAGCCGCCGCCGTTCGACCCCCGCCCGTGCGACCTCGCGGAACTGCTGGCGCAGGCCGTCGAGCTGGCCCGCCCCCGCTGCCAGCACGCCGGCATCACGCTCCACTTCGACCCGCCGCCGCCGCACGCCTTCGCCGGCGACCCCGCGCAGCTCGCCCACCTGTTCGGCAACCTCATCGACAACGCCGCCGACGCCGCCGGGCCGGGCGGTGACGTGGCGGTGTCACTCGCCGCCGGCGTGGTCGTGGTGAGCGACAGCGGCGCGGGGCCGCCGGCGGACTTGGCGGCCAAACTGTTCGAGCCGTTCGTGACGGGCAAGCCCGAGGGGATCGGCCTGGGCCTGGCCGTGGCGAAGCGTGCCGCCGACGCCCACGGCGCGGCCCTGACGTGGGGCCGCGAGGGCGGCCGGACGGTGTTCCGAGTCGCGTTCCCGTCATAA
- a CDS encoding arylsulfatase, whose product MRYALSILCGLAAGTPALAQQRPNVLLVITDDQGFGDLGAHGNPVVRTPNLDAFTKQSAWLKNFHVSPVCSPTRAALLSGQYNYRTGVVDTFIGRSLMRPDVTILPQLLAGAGYRTGLFGKWHLGDNYPLRPEDRGFQDTLWSRGGGLAQPSDHPDSTFATAYFDPFLTRNGKEERTKGYCTDVFTDAAVRFVGAKSERPFFAYVAYNAPHGPYQVPPALVAPYRGRDLSATGFPQIGQPWAGKKDNAEDIARAYAMIENVDTNFARLLKAIEDAGQAQNTIVIFLTDNGPGDTRFNAGLRNRKGTVYEGGTRVPCYVRWPGRVTPGHVVETPLAHVDIVPTLIDACAVPLPDIKLPLDGVSALGLLTGRNVDLPARTLFVQWHRGDVPERYRAFAARGPRFKLVQANGVAPDAKWTPRYELFDIPADPFEQRDLAAEKPDEVARLKAAYDAWFTDVTKRGFDPARIVVGSEKENPVRLSRQDWRGSKAGWAADSVGHWEVRVERPGRYRLGVRAARPFTACAGAVGGRRVELRSADPLAVMTTTIELPAGDARVELTLGDGDGATRRGPTYVELEFLGPVPK is encoded by the coding sequence ATGCGCTACGCCCTCTCCATCCTATGCGGCCTCGCCGCCGGCACGCCCGCCCTCGCGCAGCAGCGGCCGAACGTGCTCCTCGTCATCACCGACGACCAGGGCTTCGGCGACCTCGGCGCCCACGGCAACCCCGTCGTCCGCACCCCCAACCTCGACGCCTTCACGAAGCAGTCCGCGTGGCTGAAGAACTTCCACGTCTCGCCGGTGTGCTCGCCCACACGCGCGGCGCTCCTGAGCGGCCAGTACAACTACCGCACCGGCGTCGTGGACACGTTCATCGGCCGGTCGCTGATGCGGCCGGACGTCACGATCCTGCCGCAACTGCTCGCCGGCGCCGGCTACCGCACCGGGCTGTTCGGCAAGTGGCACCTCGGCGACAACTACCCGCTCCGCCCCGAGGACCGCGGCTTCCAGGACACGCTCTGGTCCCGCGGCGGCGGCCTGGCCCAGCCCAGCGACCACCCCGACAGCACCTTCGCCACCGCCTACTTCGACCCGTTCCTCACCCGGAACGGCAAGGAGGAACGCACCAAGGGCTACTGCACCGACGTGTTCACCGACGCGGCCGTGCGCTTCGTGGGGGCGAAGTCGGAGCGGCCGTTCTTCGCCTACGTGGCGTACAACGCGCCGCACGGCCCGTACCAGGTGCCGCCGGCGCTCGTCGCGCCGTACCGCGGCCGCGACCTGAGCGCCACCGGCTTCCCGCAGATCGGCCAGCCGTGGGCCGGGAAGAAGGACAACGCCGAGGACATCGCCCGCGCCTACGCCATGATCGAGAACGTCGACACGAACTTCGCCCGGCTGCTGAAGGCGATCGAGGACGCGGGCCAGGCGCAGAACACAATCGTGATTTTCTTGACGGACAACGGCCCCGGCGACACGCGGTTCAACGCCGGCCTGCGCAACCGTAAGGGCACCGTCTACGAGGGCGGCACCCGTGTGCCGTGCTACGTACGCTGGCCGGGCCGCGTCACCCCCGGCCACGTCGTCGAGACGCCGCTGGCACACGTCGACATCGTGCCGACGCTGATCGACGCCTGCGCCGTGCCGCTGCCGGACATCAAGCTGCCGCTCGACGGCGTCAGTGCGCTCGGCCTCCTGACGGGGCGTAACGTGGACCTGCCGGCGCGGACGCTGTTCGTGCAGTGGCACCGCGGCGACGTGCCGGAGCGGTACCGGGCGTTTGCGGCGCGCGGGCCGCGCTTCAAGTTGGTGCAAGCCAACGGCGTCGCCCCGGACGCGAAGTGGACGCCGCGCTACGAGCTGTTCGACATCCCCGCCGACCCGTTCGAGCAGCGCGACCTGGCGGCCGAGAAGCCGGACGAGGTGGCACGGCTGAAGGCCGCCTACGACGCCTGGTTCACCGACGTGACGAAGCGCGGCTTCGACCCGGCGCGGATCGTGGTCGGCAGCGAGAAGGAGAACCCGGTGCGGCTGAGCCGGCAGGACTGGCGCGGCTCGAAGGCCGGCTGGGCCGCGGATAGCGTCGGGCACTGGGAGGTACGGGTGGAACGTCCCGGCCGGTACCGGCTCGGGGTGCGGGCGGCGCGGCCGTTCACGGCCTGTGCCGGGGCGGTCGGTGGCCGGCGGGTCGAGCTGCGGTCCGCAGACCCCCTGGCGGTGATGACCACGACGATCGAGTTGCCCGCCGGCGACGCCCGCGTCGAATTGACCCTCGGCGACGGGGACGGCGCGACCCGCCGCGGGCCGACCTACGTGGAGCTCGAATTCTTGGGTCCGGTCCCGAAGTGA
- a CDS encoding 3-keto-disaccharide hydrolase, producing the protein MQPLFRPVCLSGAICLGFLAGSSHAQDSKSSDGWMPLFNGRTLTGWITHPNPNPGAYQSVVPVKDAGGAVVGFSGEAKDGKLIPLWQVKDGLLIGSGPHSHLFTVKDDFTDFRYRVEAKINDKGNSGQYSRATLAPGFPPGYEAQINATGGDPIRTGSLYPDGRTKLTQFKKDITVMNKAPHGPDEWFVQEVVAEGAHIQIFVNGKKTVDFTDPNNTHTKGRFALQGHDPGTVVTFKKVEWKPLAK; encoded by the coding sequence ATGCAACCCCTGTTCCGCCCCGTCTGCCTTTCCGGCGCAATCTGCCTGGGCTTCCTCGCCGGCAGTAGCCACGCCCAAGACTCCAAGAGCTCCGACGGCTGGATGCCGCTGTTCAACGGCCGGACCCTCACGGGCTGGATTACTCACCCGAACCCGAATCCCGGCGCCTACCAGTCGGTGGTGCCCGTGAAGGACGCGGGCGGCGCCGTCGTCGGGTTCAGCGGCGAGGCGAAGGACGGCAAGCTCATCCCGCTGTGGCAGGTCAAGGACGGGCTGCTGATCGGCAGCGGCCCGCACAGCCACCTGTTCACCGTGAAGGACGACTTCACCGACTTCCGCTACCGGGTGGAGGCGAAGATCAACGACAAGGGGAACAGCGGCCAGTACTCGCGGGCCACGCTCGCCCCCGGGTTCCCGCCGGGCTACGAGGCGCAGATCAACGCCACCGGCGGCGACCCGATCCGCACCGGCAGCCTGTACCCGGACGGCCGCACCAAGCTGACGCAGTTCAAGAAGGACATCACCGTGATGAACAAGGCCCCGCACGGGCCGGACGAGTGGTTCGTGCAGGAGGTGGTGGCCGAGGGGGCGCACATCCAGATCTTCGTGAACGGCAAGAAGACGGTGGACTTCACCGACCCGAACAACACCCACACGAAGGGCCGCTTCGCCCTGCAGGGGCACGACCCGGGCACCGTGGTGACGTTCAAGAAGGTGGAGTGGAAGCCGCTGGCCAAGTAG
- a CDS encoding glycosyltransferase family 87 protein, with protein sequence MNLRRLLSAAGVALAAVLLVGQVRQLLADPSVWPPDDFVEYWAAARLTLTGGNPYDAEQLLPLQVAAGRATDEAVMMWNPPWALSAVLPLGLLPAREAQLLWLAVNLVAAGWCGDRLWLRFGGDPARRWAGWAAALAFVPTLFALQSGQIGPLLLLGAVLFLEAERRGWYALAGAATVLLAIKPHLAYLVWLAIGVLWLTRRDRASTRMLLGGALAGGLATAVPLVFAPHVLTQYGDAMGNRPPEQWVSPTLGTVLRLVFGEGRFGLQFVPVAAGLAWFAWHWRRAGRTWDWAEQLPLLLLVSFVTAPYGAWPFDLVLLLPAVVRLLAGGAPRPVLAGLLAVNAACLAMNLMQTGSFPFLWVAPALLGVYVVGVNSRRAPGISPGIPRGVGATA encoded by the coding sequence ATGAACTTGCGCCGCCTCCTGTCCGCCGCCGGCGTCGCGCTGGCCGCCGTGCTGCTGGTCGGGCAAGTGCGCCAGCTACTCGCCGACCCATCCGTCTGGCCGCCGGACGACTTCGTCGAGTACTGGGCCGCCGCCCGCCTGACGCTGACCGGCGGCAACCCCTACGACGCCGAACAACTCCTGCCGCTGCAAGTCGCCGCCGGCCGGGCCACCGACGAAGCCGTCATGATGTGGAACCCGCCCTGGGCGCTGTCGGCCGTGCTGCCACTCGGGCTCCTGCCGGCGCGCGAGGCGCAACTGCTGTGGCTCGCCGTGAACCTCGTCGCGGCCGGGTGGTGCGGCGACCGCCTGTGGCTCCGCTTCGGCGGCGACCCGGCGCGCCGCTGGGCCGGCTGGGCGGCGGCGCTGGCGTTCGTGCCGACGCTGTTCGCCCTGCAATCGGGCCAGATCGGGCCGCTACTGCTGCTCGGGGCCGTGCTGTTCCTCGAAGCCGAGCGCCGCGGCTGGTACGCACTCGCCGGCGCGGCGACGGTGCTGCTCGCGATCAAGCCGCACCTCGCGTACCTCGTGTGGCTCGCCATCGGCGTGCTGTGGCTGACGCGGCGCGACCGGGCGTCCACGCGCATGCTGCTCGGCGGGGCGCTCGCCGGCGGGCTGGCGACGGCAGTGCCGCTGGTGTTCGCGCCGCACGTGTTGACGCAGTACGGCGACGCGATGGGGAACCGGCCGCCGGAGCAGTGGGTGTCGCCGACGCTGGGCACGGTGCTGCGACTGGTGTTCGGCGAGGGGCGGTTCGGGTTGCAGTTCGTGCCGGTGGCGGCGGGGCTGGCCTGGTTCGCGTGGCACTGGCGGCGCGCCGGGCGGACGTGGGACTGGGCCGAGCAACTGCCGCTGCTGCTGCTGGTGTCGTTCGTGACGGCCCCGTATGGGGCGTGGCCGTTCGACCTCGTGCTGCTGCTGCCGGCGGTGGTTCGACTCCTGGCCGGCGGGGCGCCGCGGCCGGTGCTCGCCGGACTCCTGGCGGTGAACGCGGCCTGTCTGGCGATGAACCTGATGCAGACTGGCTCGTTCCCGTTCTTGTGGGTCGCACCGGCGCTGTTGGGGGTGTACGTCGTGGGCGTGAACTCCCGGCGAGCCCCGGGCATCAGCCCGGGGATTCCCCGGGGTGTCGGGGCGACGGCATGA
- the trxA gene encoding thioredoxin, with protein MAASAWVVEVTADTFQQEVMDKSREVPVVVDFWAPWCGPCRALGPVLESLAAEKGGAFVLAKVNTDEEQELPGAFGVNGIPAVFAIKDGQLVDQFTGALPEAQVRQFVEKLLPNAVPAEDPREAEARDPAAALFTYRERFAANPDDPAARVALARLLLTKPGGEAEATNLLAPVDSGDELAEADRLRAVIALREPPHADADLAAARAGVKPDDAASRVPLATVLAARGEYVPAMDELIAAAELDSALGRGPVRELMVRIFNAIGPRSPEADDYRGRLRNLIY; from the coding sequence ATGGCGGCGTCCGCGTGGGTGGTCGAGGTGACGGCCGACACCTTCCAGCAGGAGGTGATGGACAAGTCCCGCGAGGTGCCGGTCGTCGTGGACTTCTGGGCGCCGTGGTGCGGGCCGTGCCGGGCGCTCGGCCCCGTCCTGGAGAGCCTCGCCGCCGAGAAGGGCGGGGCGTTCGTCCTCGCCAAGGTGAACACCGACGAGGAGCAGGAACTCCCCGGGGCGTTCGGTGTGAACGGCATCCCGGCCGTCTTCGCCATCAAGGACGGCCAGCTCGTCGATCAGTTCACGGGCGCCCTGCCCGAAGCCCAGGTGCGGCAGTTCGTCGAGAAGTTGCTGCCGAACGCTGTGCCGGCCGAAGACCCGCGCGAGGCCGAGGCCCGCGACCCGGCCGCGGCGCTGTTCACCTACCGCGAGCGGTTCGCGGCGAACCCCGACGACCCCGCCGCCCGCGTCGCCCTGGCCCGGCTGCTGCTCACGAAGCCCGGCGGCGAGGCGGAGGCGACGAACCTGCTGGCCCCGGTCGATAGCGGCGACGAACTCGCCGAGGCGGACCGGCTGCGGGCCGTGATCGCGCTCCGCGAGCCGCCGCACGCCGACGCGGACCTGGCCGCGGCTCGGGCGGGCGTGAAGCCGGACGACGCGGCGAGTCGCGTCCCGCTGGCGACGGTGCTGGCGGCCCGCGGCGAGTACGTGCCGGCGATGGACGAACTGATCGCCGCCGCCGAGCTGGATTCGGCGCTGGGCCGCGGCCCGGTGCGGGAACTGATGGTGCGCATCTTCAACGCCATCGGGCCGCGCAGCCCCGAGGCCGACGACTACCGCGGCCGGCTGCGGAACCTCATCTACTGA
- a CDS encoding RNA polymerase sigma factor, with translation MSATRPGQLLRRLAPPDPDDGPLLARFAADRDPAAFAALVRRHGPLVLAVCRRVCGHPQDAEDAFQAVFLVLARKAGGLRDPGRLGNWLYGVAAKVASRARRAAARRRVREVQAVDPPDPAAPDVAPPADIGPALHEELAALPAHYREPIVLCDLQGASRAEAARALGVPEGTLSSRLANGRKKLAERLTRRGVALSAVGVPAVVAEGRAAVPEALVQHTCGVVAAWAAGAAVPASVLRLAAGGFPVRTVLLGGVLALSLVAGVVIAGSGPNPAAVPNPAPSVVAAAEEPQQPPAEAKGPKAKAAAVGAPRLQEALDLPVRNGRRVVWSPAGDRFVVTFPPEPGPGAVAAPGGEWTGEALMVIDFAGPKGPHVYGTTNGHDPERFAGFTPDGKELLLVRREQGLVSGRHLASFYVFGNIGRPGPGGLLGGPPVEPEGAEGGAGPAGPALSLVPSPKRFPLDNEQTDDFAFAADGKSYTTLVMTRRDDRNIREAEIRRVSTETGKTIESLGGVSGGPFRAVRLTADGKQVVSMKVDGPNPSVARLTVGTENRWYVGSDIEQVENSGTDPLLVASRDGGRVLFGCGVSKLVLVAPTAEKLLPALEGVDLVDATRMTAAFSGDGRLLAASYVRFEKRELPPRKGGFPGLPPTELKAGEPRFAVWDTTTGKVIRSWPGRVTALAFHPSRPVLAVLEPNGAQTRLGLWDFAAE, from the coding sequence ATGTCCGCGACCCGACCGGGCCAGTTGCTGCGGCGGCTGGCCCCGCCCGACCCCGACGACGGGCCGCTCCTGGCCCGGTTCGCCGCCGACCGCGACCCGGCCGCGTTCGCCGCCCTCGTCCGCCGGCACGGGCCGCTCGTTCTGGCCGTGTGCCGCCGCGTGTGCGGCCACCCGCAGGACGCCGAGGACGCCTTCCAGGCCGTGTTCCTGGTGCTCGCCCGGAAGGCTGGCGGGCTCCGCGACCCCGGCCGGCTCGGCAACTGGCTCTATGGCGTGGCCGCGAAGGTGGCGAGCCGCGCCAGGCGCGCCGCCGCCCGGCGGCGCGTGCGGGAGGTGCAGGCCGTGGACCCGCCGGACCCCGCCGCCCCGGACGTTGCGCCGCCCGCCGACATCGGCCCGGCGCTGCACGAGGAGCTCGCCGCGCTGCCGGCGCACTACCGCGAACCGATCGTGCTGTGCGACCTGCAAGGGGCCAGCCGCGCGGAGGCGGCGCGGGCGCTGGGCGTTCCCGAGGGGACGCTGTCCAGCCGGCTGGCGAACGGGCGGAAGAAGCTGGCCGAGCGACTCACCCGCCGCGGCGTGGCGCTGTCGGCGGTGGGCGTGCCGGCGGTGGTGGCGGAGGGCAGGGCGGCGGTCCCCGAAGCGTTGGTTCAACACACCTGTGGGGTGGTGGCGGCGTGGGCGGCCGGGGCGGCCGTGCCGGCGTCCGTGCTCCGCCTCGCGGCCGGAGGATTTCCCGTGAGAACCGTCTTACTCGGCGGCGTGCTGGCGCTGTCGCTCGTCGCCGGGGTCGTGATCGCCGGCTCGGGGCCGAACCCCGCGGCCGTCCCGAATCCGGCGCCTTCGGTGGTTGCCGCGGCCGAGGAGCCGCAGCAACCGCCGGCCGAGGCGAAGGGGCCGAAGGCGAAGGCCGCTGCGGTCGGCGCCCCGCGGTTGCAGGAGGCGCTCGACCTGCCGGTGCGGAACGGCCGGCGCGTGGTGTGGAGCCCGGCCGGCGACCGCTTCGTCGTCACCTTCCCTCCGGAGCCCGGCCCGGGAGCTGTGGCGGCACCCGGCGGCGAGTGGACGGGTGAGGCGCTGATGGTCATCGACTTCGCGGGGCCGAAGGGGCCGCACGTCTACGGCACGACGAACGGGCACGACCCGGAGCGGTTTGCCGGCTTCACGCCGGACGGCAAGGAACTGCTGCTGGTGCGCCGCGAGCAAGGGCTGGTGAGCGGCCGGCACCTGGCGTCGTTCTACGTGTTCGGCAACATCGGCCGGCCCGGCCCAGGCGGGCTTCTCGGCGGCCCTCCGGTCGAGCCGGAGGGCGCCGAAGGTGGCGCCGGCCCGGCCGGGCCGGCGCTGTCGCTCGTGCCGTCCCCGAAGCGCTTCCCGCTCGACAACGAGCAGACCGACGACTTCGCCTTCGCCGCGGACGGCAAGAGCTACACGACGCTGGTCATGACCCGCCGCGACGACCGGAACATCCGCGAGGCGGAAATCCGCCGAGTGAGTACCGAAACCGGAAAGACGATCGAGTCCCTCGGCGGGGTTAGCGGCGGCCCGTTCCGCGCAGTCCGACTCACCGCCGACGGCAAACAGGTGGTCAGCATGAAAGTCGATGGGCCGAACCCCTCCGTCGCCAGACTGACCGTCGGCACTGAGAACCGCTGGTATGTGGGGAGCGACATCGAGCAGGTCGAGAACTCCGGCACCGACCCGCTGTTGGTCGCCTCGCGGGACGGCGGGCGGGTGCTCTTCGGCTGCGGGGTCAGCAAGCTGGTCCTGGTCGCCCCGACGGCCGAGAAGCTACTCCCGGCCCTGGAGGGCGTGGACCTGGTCGACGCCACCCGGATGACCGCTGCGTTCTCGGGCGACGGCCGGCTCCTCGCGGCGTCGTATGTCCGGTTCGAGAAGCGTGAACTACCCCCCCGCAAGGGCGGGTTCCCGGGACTGCCGCCGACGGAGCTCAAGGCCGGCGAGCCGCGGTTCGCGGTCTGGGACACGACGACGGGAAAGGTGATCCGCTCGTGGCCCGGCCGGGTGACGGCGCTGGCGTTCCACCCGTCGCGGCCGGTGCTCGCGGTGCTAGAGCCGAACGGCGCCCAGACGCGGCTCGGGCTGTGGGACTTCGCCGCGGAGTGA
- a CDS encoding Gfo/Idh/MocA family protein, whose product MSVFDRREFLDRAAILSAAAAALGGTAAAQDAPRSAAAATARGASDKLRVAVVGVRGRGMSHVSGFLGKNNCEITTVCDCDEAVIGNAMRSIEKVQGRAPTYVKDIRRVVEDRNVDIVSIATPNHWHALMAIWAMQNGKDVYCEKPATHNVKEGALMTAAARKYGRICQVGTQSRSNPGMRQSIEAVQTKIGTVDLAIGLCYKNRPSIGKVDGPQAPPATMDYDLWCGPAPADAPRRKTGNGTVHYDWHWVWNYGNGDLGNQGVHEMDKARWGLRKGMPNSVCAVGGRFGYTDDGQTPNTQVCLFDYGESKMVFEVRGMKSPAFKGAGIGNIWVGSTGMVVCPNYAGGIQYDKDGREVARFNGGGDQLHFDNFVKAVRSRRVADLNCDIAEGHISAALCHLANISYRLGNEAPIGDVAGFAGSPAAADALTRMREHLREHKVDPMTVAGRAGPKLTFDPATERFTGARAAEANAMLFREYRRGFEVRESV is encoded by the coding sequence ATGAGCGTGTTCGACCGTCGTGAGTTCCTCGACCGCGCCGCCATCCTGTCAGCCGCCGCCGCTGCCCTCGGTGGCACCGCCGCCGCGCAGGACGCGCCTCGCTCCGCCGCCGCCGCCACGGCCCGCGGGGCCAGCGACAAGCTGCGCGTCGCCGTCGTCGGCGTCCGCGGCCGCGGCATGAGCCACGTGTCCGGGTTCCTCGGCAAGAACAACTGCGAGATCACCACCGTCTGCGACTGCGACGAGGCCGTCATCGGCAACGCCATGCGGTCGATCGAGAAGGTCCAGGGCCGCGCCCCGACCTACGTGAAGGACATCCGCCGCGTCGTCGAAGACCGCAACGTCGACATCGTGAGCATCGCCACGCCGAACCACTGGCACGCGCTGATGGCGATCTGGGCCATGCAGAACGGCAAGGACGTGTACTGCGAGAAGCCGGCGACGCACAACGTGAAGGAAGGCGCGCTGATGACCGCGGCGGCCCGGAAGTACGGCCGCATCTGCCAGGTCGGCACGCAGAGCCGCAGCAACCCCGGGATGCGGCAGTCGATCGAGGCGGTGCAGACGAAGATCGGCACCGTCGACCTGGCGATCGGCCTGTGCTACAAGAACCGCCCGAGCATCGGGAAGGTGGACGGCCCGCAGGCGCCGCCGGCGACGATGGACTACGACCTGTGGTGCGGCCCGGCCCCGGCCGACGCGCCGCGGCGGAAGACCGGCAACGGCACCGTCCACTACGACTGGCACTGGGTCTGGAACTACGGCAACGGCGACCTCGGCAACCAGGGCGTGCACGAGATGGACAAGGCCCGCTGGGGCCTCCGCAAGGGGATGCCGAACAGCGTGTGCGCGGTCGGCGGTCGGTTCGGCTACACCGACGACGGCCAGACGCCGAACACCCAGGTCTGCCTGTTCGACTACGGCGAGTCGAAGATGGTGTTCGAGGTCCGCGGGATGAAGAGCCCGGCGTTCAAGGGCGCGGGCATCGGCAACATCTGGGTCGGCAGCACCGGCATGGTGGTGTGCCCGAACTACGCCGGCGGCATCCAGTACGACAAGGACGGCCGCGAGGTGGCCCGGTTCAACGGCGGCGGCGACCAGTTGCACTTCGACAACTTCGTGAAGGCCGTCCGCAGCCGGCGGGTGGCGGACCTGAACTGCGACATCGCCGAGGGCCACATCTCGGCGGCGCTGTGCCACCTGGCGAACATCAGCTACCGGCTGGGGAACGAGGCCCCGATCGGCGACGTGGCCGGGTTCGCCGGCTCGCCGGCCGCGGCCGACGCCCTGACGCGGATGCGCGAGCACCTGCGCGAGCACAAGGTGGACCCGATGACGGTCGCGGGCCGGGCCGGGCCGAAGCTGACGTTCGACCCGGCGACGGAGCGGTTCACCGGCGCCCGCGCGGCCGAGGCGAACGCGATGCTGTTCCGCGAGTACCGCCGCGGGTTCGAGGTCCGCGAGTCGGTGTGA
- a CDS encoding addiction module protein: MPEKHEPLPPLTDAKRQELARRLADADANPGDVVPWEVVEAAARARFDGSGLP; the protein is encoded by the coding sequence ATGCCCGAAAAACACGAGCCGCTGCCGCCGCTCACCGACGCCAAGCGACAGGAGTTGGCCCGCCGGCTGGCGGACGCCGACGCCAACCCCGGCGACGTCGTCCCGTGGGAAGTGGTGGAGGCTGCGGCACGCGCGCGGTTCGACGGCTCGGGGCTTCCGTAG
- a CDS encoding prenyltransferase/squalene oxidase repeat-containing protein, whose protein sequence is MTFLAGTAMTPRLPLTRRSALRLAAAGGVAGFLGWAGHDAPAQVDPRAPDAAGNDFVTPEAQAAIDRGLGFLAGAQLDDGSLASDRVGGGRASGITALAGLALMAGGHQPGRGRYARTVSRIVDYLLGCASGATPGFVVSPDAQRGFRGGQNQEAMYSHGFACLFLSEVSGMLPDPARQRQVKAALEQAVAFTVRAQNKEGGWRYEPQPQQADVSVTVAQMMALRAARNAGLFVRKSVVDAGVDFLKGCQQPDGGFGYTRSQMPYSMFARSAASLVGLFSAGQYSGPPIERGLRYVMQFLPSKRFSFREIPAHHYYYGHYYAALAMWTAGGEHWAQWFPAAREELLGRVRGAGGVWSDDHYGPAYATAMSLIVLQLPNNYLPILQK, encoded by the coding sequence ATGACCTTCCTCGCCGGCACTGCCATGACCCCGCGCCTCCCGCTCACCCGCCGGTCCGCCCTCCGCCTGGCGGCCGCCGGCGGCGTCGCCGGGTTCCTCGGCTGGGCCGGCCACGACGCCCCGGCGCAGGTCGATCCGCGCGCCCCAGACGCCGCCGGCAACGACTTCGTAACCCCCGAGGCGCAGGCCGCCATCGACCGCGGCCTCGGGTTCCTCGCGGGCGCGCAGCTCGACGACGGCTCCCTCGCGTCCGACCGCGTCGGCGGCGGCCGGGCCAGCGGCATCACCGCACTCGCCGGCCTCGCCCTCATGGCCGGCGGCCACCAGCCCGGCCGCGGCCGCTACGCCCGCACCGTGTCCCGAATCGTCGACTACCTGCTCGGCTGCGCGTCCGGCGCCACCCCCGGGTTCGTCGTGTCGCCCGACGCCCAGCGCGGGTTCCGCGGCGGCCAGAACCAGGAGGCCATGTACTCGCACGGGTTCGCCTGCCTGTTCCTCAGCGAGGTGTCCGGGATGCTGCCCGACCCCGCCCGGCAGCGGCAGGTGAAGGCCGCACTCGAGCAGGCCGTGGCGTTCACCGTGCGGGCGCAGAACAAGGAGGGCGGGTGGCGGTACGAGCCGCAGCCGCAGCAGGCCGACGTGTCCGTCACGGTGGCCCAGATGATGGCCCTGCGGGCGGCCCGCAACGCCGGCCTGTTCGTCCGCAAGAGCGTGGTGGACGCCGGCGTCGACTTCCTGAAGGGGTGCCAGCAGCCGGACGGCGGGTTCGGCTACACCCGCAGCCAGATGCCGTACTCGATGTTCGCCCGCAGCGCCGCCAGCCTCGTGGGGCTGTTCAGCGCCGGCCAGTACTCCGGCCCGCCGATCGAGCGCGGGCTGCGGTACGTCATGCAGTTCCTGCCGAGCAAGCGGTTCTCCTTCCGCGAGATCCCCGCCCACCACTACTACTACGGGCACTACTACGCCGCGCTGGCGATGTGGACGGCCGGCGGCGAGCACTGGGCGCAGTGGTTCCCCGCGGCGCGGGAGGAGTTGCTCGGCCGGGTCCGCGGCGCCGGCGGCGTGTGGTCGGACGACCACTACGGCCCCGCCTACGCCACGGCCATGAGCCTGATCGTGCTGCAGTTGCCGAACAACTACCTTCCCATCTTGCAGAAGTAG